The Pyxidicoccus sp. MSG2 DNA segment CTCCACGTCCTTCGCCGAGCGCGGCGGGTTGCCCCCGGCGTAGCGCCACAGCCACTCGTGGCTCTCCAGGAGCGAGCGGACGATGGAGGCCACCGCGCCCAGCAACTGCAGCGCGTGGGTGCCCTGCCCCATGGCGTCCGTGGCGTAGGCGAGCGCCCCGCCGAAGTCGCGCTTCTGCAGCGCCTCGGACAGCTCGAAGAACTCCTCCTCGCGGGCGTGGTGGACGAGCATCGCCACGTCCGTCTTCTCGATGGCCGGCCCTTCCGAGTAGGTGGCCAGCTTCTCCAGCTCGGACTGGAGCAGGCGGATGTTGCCGCCGATGCGCTCCTTCAGCTCGTCCAGCGCGCCGGGCCCGAGCTTCTTCTTGAAGGGCGCCAGGAACTCCTTCGCGATTTCGGAGAGGTCCAGGTCCTTGTGGCGCGCGGCCACCTTGCGCTCGACGACGTGGCCCTTGTCGTGGGCCAGCTTCACCAGCGGGCTCTTCGCGTCCACCTCGGTGGCCGCCATGACGAGCGCGTGCCCGGACGGCACACCCTTCTGGATGAGCTCCAGCAGCGAGGACACGTCGCCCTCGGGCGCGGAGATGCGCTCCTCGCGGCAGAAGACGGCCGCCTCGTGCAGGAAGGCGACGTCCGCCTCCGCCAGGTCCACGTTCAGCTCGTCCTTCCACTGCGTCACGGAGGGGGCGCCGGGCGAGCCCGGGTCCAGCTGCTCCACGCCCCAGCCCGCGCGCGCCGCCAGCGCCAGGAGCCGCCGCGCGCCCTCCTTCCGCTTGCCCGCCTTCCACGCCTCGCGCGCCTTGCCCAGCGCGTCCCCGCGGCCCTTCTTCGGCGCGAGGAACTCCGGGTCTCTCACCAGCACCACCTTGCGCCCGGGGAACAGCGGCATGGTGGCCAGCTCCTGCGCCACCTCGCGCGGGCTGCCCGCGTCCAGCACGGCCAGGTTGAGTCCCATGGCCGCGTCCGGCACCAGCTTCTTCACCAGCTCGTCCGCGTCCTTGCGGACCAGGAACTCCTCGCCCCACAGGAGGTACAGCGGCGCCACCTTGCCCGCCTTCACCTCCGCCAGCACGTCATCGAGTTCGGCGCTCACCGTGCGGCCTCCGTGAACAGCTCAATCAGCATGCGCTCGAGTTGCAGCCGCGGCGCGCCGTTGCGGGCAATGGCCGCGCGCGCGCCCTCCAGCAGCGAGTGCCGCCGGTGCAGCAGCGCATCCGAGGAGCGCGCGGCCGCCTCGCGCGCCAGGTTCTTCAAGTCCCGGTTCGCCAGCCCGTCCTCCATCCCCGCCCGGGCCAGCGCCACGTCGCGCGTCCACAGCACGAGCAATTCCAGCGCGGCCTCCGCGTCCTCGCGCGAGCCGCCGTGCGCCTCCGCGAAGCGCAACAGGCCCACCGCGTCCTCGCCGCGCAGCGACTCGAAGGCGGTGACGACGTCCTTGCGCTGGGAGAGCGCATCCACGTCCAGCGCCAGCGCGCGGCCCAGGCTGCCTCCGGCCATGATGGCCGCGAGCGTGGCGGTGTCCGCGTCCAGCTTGCGCTCCTCCTGCACGCGCTTCGCGATGAGCTCCACCGGCAGCGGGCCGAAGTGCACCTTGCTGCACCGGCTGCGGATGGTGGGCAGCAGCTTGTCCATCGCGCTGGCCACCAGGATGAGCGTCGTCTCCGAGGGCGGCTCCTCCAGCGTCTTCAGGAAGGCGTTCTGCGCCTGCACGTTCATCGCCTGCGCGGAGATGATGATGGCCACCTTGCGCTTCGACTCCAGGCCGCGCAGCGCGAGCCGCTCCTGGAGGCCGCGAATCTGTTCCACGCGCAGCTCGCGGCTGGGCGTGCCCGTGAAGTCCGAGCGCCCCGCCAGCCCGCGCGACACGCGCTCGTCATCCGGCATCACCCAGGTGACGTCCGGATGCAGGCCCCTGGCGATACGCACGCAGCTCGCGCAGGTGCCACAGCCCACGTCCGGCTGCTCGGGGCACGTGAGCGCCTGGGCCAGTCCCACCGCGGCCAGCTCCTTGCCCACACCCTCCGGCCCGGCGAAGAGATACGCGTGGTGCACCGCGCCGCCGCGCAATGCCGCCTGGAGTGCATCAATCGCGCGGGGCTGTCCCTGTACCGATGCCAGCGTCATGAGGCGTGTATCCCCGGAGGCGTGGCACCCGTCAACAAGCCTGCCTTGACCCTCCCGTAACGCGCTGGTGACATGGGAAGGCCTTGCTTTCCCTCCTCCAGAGCAACCTGTCCCTGGCGCTGGGCGCCCTGCTGGCGGTCATCCTGCTGGCGGTCCGCACGGCGACCCAGGACAAGCACCTGCAGCGCGACCTGAACGGCGCCATCCGGTTGCTCATCGCCTTCCTGGTGCTGAGGACGGTGGCCTGGACGCTTCCGGAAACGGCGCCCACGGTCCTGGTGAAGGTGGTGCGCGTCGGCTGGATGCTGACGTTCGCCTTCGGACTCATCCGCGCGAGCGTGGGCTTCGGACTGAAGCTGATGCGGCTGCGCGCGCGCTCGGAGGCGCCTCCGAAAATCCTGCGGGACGTCATCGACTTCACGCTGTACGCGCTGGCGGCGGTGCCCATCCTCAAGACGCAGCTCTCGCTGGACCTCACCGGCCTGGTGGCGACGTCCGCGGTGCTGTCGGTGGTGATGGGCCTGGCGCTCCAGGAGACGCTGGGCAACCTCTTCGCCGGCCTGTCGCTGCAACTGGACCGGCCCTTCGAGGTGGGTCACATCATCCGCATCGGCAGCCATGCGGGGCGCGTGGTGCACATCGGCTGGCGCTCCATCCGCCTGGCCACCTTCCGGCGCGAGCTCATCACCCTGCCCAACAGCATGGTGGCCAAGGAGTTGGTGCAGAACTTCTCCGAGGACCAGGAGCCGGTGGGCGTCGACGTGGAGCTGAGGATTGCCCACGACGCCCCGCCCAACCAGGTGAAGGCGACGCTGCTGGACGTGATGCGGGAGATTCCGCAGGTCCTCGTGGAGCCGCCGCCCCTGGCCCGCACGCTGGCGTACGACGAGTCGTGCATCCGCTACATGGTGCGCTTCTTCCTGGCGGACTATGCGCTGGCGGACGCGGTGAAGGAGGAACTGCACACGCGGCTCTGGTACCGGCTGCGGCGGGAGAACATCGACATCCCCTACCCGCAGCGCACGGTGCACGTGCGGCAGGAGGTGGCGCGCACGGAGCTGTCCGAGGACACGGTGCGGAGCCTGCTGCGCGCGGTGGACCTCTTCCAGCCGCTGGGCCCGGAAGACCTGGACCGGCTGCGCCAGGAGGTGGTCGTGCACCGCTTCGGCAAGGGCGAGCGCATCATCCAGGAGGGTGATGACGGCCGCACCTTCTACGTGCTCGCGTCCGGCGAGGTCAGCGTGCGCGCGGGGAAGCTGCAGGCCGAGGTGACGCGGTTGGGGCGCGGCGGCTACTTCGGGGAGATGTCGCTGCTGACGGGCGAGAAGCGCGCGGCCACGGTGGTGGCGGTGGAGGACTCCCTGCTGCTCGAGGTGGACCGGCCCACCTTCGCGCGCATGTTCGAGCAGTACCCCGGGCTGGCGCGGCAGCTCTCCGCCCTGCTCGCCCAGCGGCGCACCCAGCTTCGCGCGCTGGCCCAGGCCGGCGGCGGAGGCGCGGACCCCATCCCCGCCGAGGTGGGCCGCATCCTCGGAAGGCTGCGGCAGATTTTCGGGCTCAACGCGACGCACGACTGAGCGGCGCCGCGCGCGGGCGAGCAGGCAGGCACCGGAAGGTGTCATCCAATGTCACTCGACGCGGCGCGGCAATCATGCGAGATGCGACGGGTGCCGGGCACATGCCCGACGGAGTCGACCCATCCCGATGGAAGTCGCAGTCGCGTCGTCACCTGCTTCGCCGCACCTGGGCCTGTTCCGCCTCACCTGGCCCATCCTCCTGGAGCTGCTGCTCTTCATGCTGATGGGCACGGCGGACACGCTGATGCTCAGCGGTGTGTCCGATGACGCGGTCTCCGCGGTGGGCGTCGTCAATCAGTACGTCTTCATCTGCATCCTCATCATGGAGGTCATCGGGAACGGCGCGGCCATCGTCGTGTCCCAGTACCTCGGGGCGGGCAGGACGCAGGAGGCCTCGCGCATCTCCGCGCTCGCCATCTCCCTGAACCTGGGGCTCGGCGTCGCGGTGAGTTCGGGCCTGCTGCTGTTCGGAGACCGCATCCTCGGCGGGATGAATCTGCACGGCCAGGTGCTGGCCCATGCGACGACGTACCTGCACATCGTGGGCGGGTTCCTGTTCCTCCAGGCGCTCATCAACGTCTTCTCCAGCCTCATCCGGACGTACGGCTTCACGAAGCAGTCGATGCTCGTCTCGCTGGGGATGAATGTGCTGCACGTGGGCGGCAACTTCGCGCTCATCTTCGGCCACTTCGGACTGCCGGCGCTGGGCGTGGCCGGTGCGGCCGTCTCCACCGTGGTGAGCCGCGCCGTCGCGCTCGGCGTCTTCGTGTGGATGCTCTACCGGGTCATCCCCGTGCGGATGGTGCTCCGTGACTACGTGACGCTCTCCAGGGAGTACGTCCGCAAGATTCTCAAGGTGGGCGTCCCCTCCGCGGTGGAGCAACTCACGTATCAGGCCTGCCAGACGGTGTTCCTGTACTACGTGACGTTCCTCGGCCCCGTGGCCCTGGCGTCGCGGCAGTACGCGCACTCCATCTCGCAGTATGTCTTCCTGTGCAGCCTGGCCATCGGCCTGGGCACGTCCATCCTCGTCGGACGGCTCGTGGGCGCCCACCGCACGGAGGACGCGTACCGCCAGGCGCTGAACGGCCTGAGGTGGGCGCTCGGCATCACCCTGGTGGTGGACGTGGCCGTCATCCTCGTGCGCGTGCCGCTCATCCGCCTCTTCACCGACAACGGCGACATCCTCCGAGTCACGTCCCAGGTCATCGTCATCGGGCTGCTGCTGGAGACCGGCCGCGCCTTCAACCTCGTGCTCATCAACGCGCTGCGCGCCGCGGGCGACGCCACCTTCACCGTCTACATGGGCTTTCTGTCCATGGCCTGCATGAGCCTGCCCCTGGGCTGGTTCCTCGTCTTCAAGCTGGGGTTGGGCCTGTCCGGGGTGTGGCTCGCCGTCGCGGCGGACGAGTGGGTGCGCGGCATCACCATGTGGCTGCGCTGGAGGAGCCGGGCCTGGGAGAAGCAGTCGCTCGTGGAGCCGGCAACGAGCCCCGAGCCCACCACGCTGGCCGTCGGCGCCTGAGCCGGCGCTCAGGTGGTGATGACGAAGCCGCCCTCGACCTTCACCGGCCAGGGCGTCAGCCGCGCTCCCGCGCACGGGCCGCCGACGCAGCGCCCGTCCCCGGGCTGGAACAGCGCGCCGTGCCAGGCGCAGACGATGAGCTGCTTGTCGGGCGTGAGGTACTGGTCCAGCTTCTGCGCCAGCGGCAGCCCGGCATGGGGACACCGGTCCACGTAGCCGTGGACCTCGTCACCGGTGCGCACCAGGAAGCCGTGGAAGTACGCGTCGCCAATCTGCAAGACGAGGTTGCGCGCGCCCGGGTCCTGGAGCGCCGCCAGCGGGAGGAGCTTCACGTCCGGCGGAGTCGCCGTGAGCCGCTCCCGCGGCGGTGGGCGTGCCTCACTCACGGATGCGCCTCAGGGCAGCTTCGCCTTCTGGAAGCCCGACCAGCAGTGGTCGTAGTCGGACTGCAGCGTCGGCGTCTCCATCGCGAAGCGCGTGGGGCGGATGACCCAGCGCGACTCGAACATGAAGGCCAGCGTGTCCTTGATTTTGTGCGGCTTCAGGTCGGCGTTGATGGCGCCCTCGTAGCTCGCCTGGTCCGGCCCGTGCCCGCTCATGCAGTTGTGCAGCGACGCGCCGCCCGGAGCGAAGCCACCGGCCTTGGCGTCGTAGACGCCCTGCACCAGCCCCATGAACTCGCTCATCACGTTGCGGTGGAACCAGGGCGGCCGGAAGGTGTGCTCGGCCACCATCCACCGCGGCGGGAAGATGACGAAGTCGCAGTTGGCCGTGCCCGGGATTTCGCTCGGTGACGTGAGGACCGTGAAGATGGACGGGTCCGGATGGTCGAAGCTCACCGTGTTGACGGTGTTGAAGCGCGCCAGGTCGTACTTGTACGGCGCGAGGTTGCCGTGCCACGCCACCACGTCCAGTGGTGAGTGGTCGAACTGGGAGGCCCACAGCCGGCCCATGAACTTCTGCACCACCAGCGTCGGCCGGTCCACGTCCTCGTAGGCCGCGACGGGCGTCAGGAAGTCGCGCGGATTGGCCAGACCGTTGGCGCCGATGGGGCCCAAATCGGGCAGGCGGAAGAACGCGCCGTGGTTCTCACAGACGTAGCCGGAGGCCGGCCCGTCCGGCAGCTCGGCGCGGAAGCGCACGCCGCGAGGCACCACACCCACGTCGCCCGGCGCCAGGTCCAGCACGCCCATTTCCGTGACGAGCCGCAGCCGCCCTTCCTGAGGTACGAGGAGCAGCTCGCCGTCCGCGTCGTAGAACACGCGGTCCACCATGGACGTATTGGCGGAGTACAGGTGGATGCTGATGCCCGCGCCCGTGGCCGGGTCGCCGTTGCCGCCGTAGGTGACGAGCCCGTCGACGAAGTCCACCTTCCCACCGGGCTCCGGCCGGGGATTCCAGCGCAGCCGGTTGGGCGTGACGGGCACCTCGTCGAAGGGGCCGCTGCGCAAGAGTCCCTGCGGATGGGGCTGGTACGCGGGGTGGTTGGCGCTCGGGCGGATGCGGTAGAGCCACGAGCGCCGGTTCTCCCGGCGCGGCGCGGTGAAGGCCGAGCCCGACAACTGCTCGGCATACAGCCCGTACGGCGCCCGCTGCGGCGAGTTCTGCCCCTCGGGGAGCGCGCCCGGGACGGCCTCGGTCGCGAACTCGTTTCCGAAGCCGGAGAGGTACGTGCGCGGGTTGGCCCCGGGTTGGGT contains these protein-coding regions:
- the holA gene encoding DNA polymerase III subunit delta: MSAELDDVLAEVKAGKVAPLYLLWGEEFLVRKDADELVKKLVPDAAMGLNLAVLDAGSPREVAQELATMPLFPGRKVVLVRDPEFLAPKKGRGDALGKAREAWKAGKRKEGARRLLALAARAGWGVEQLDPGSPGAPSVTQWKDELNVDLAEADVAFLHEAAVFCREERISAPEGDVSSLLELIQKGVPSGHALVMAATEVDAKSPLVKLAHDKGHVVERKVAARHKDLDLSEIAKEFLAPFKKKLGPGALDELKERIGGNIRLLQSELEKLATYSEGPAIEKTDVAMLVHHAREEEFFELSEALQKRDFGGALAYATDAMGQGTHALQLLGAVASIVRSLLESHEWLWRYAGGNPPRSAKDVEARVLPRLEAELKGTKRKMPNAWALTFSMKAAAGYERRELLGALVACADADLALKSSANGRLVIERLLATVCLRAA
- the holB gene encoding DNA polymerase III subunit delta' is translated as MTLASVQGQPRAIDALQAALRGGAVHHAYLFAGPEGVGKELAAVGLAQALTCPEQPDVGCGTCASCVRIARGLHPDVTWVMPDDERVSRGLAGRSDFTGTPSRELRVEQIRGLQERLALRGLESKRKVAIIISAQAMNVQAQNAFLKTLEEPPSETTLILVASAMDKLLPTIRSRCSKVHFGPLPVELIAKRVQEERKLDADTATLAAIMAGGSLGRALALDVDALSQRKDVVTAFESLRGEDAVGLLRFAEAHGGSREDAEAALELLVLWTRDVALARAGMEDGLANRDLKNLAREAAARSSDALLHRRHSLLEGARAAIARNGAPRLQLERMLIELFTEAAR
- a CDS encoding mechanosensitive ion channel family protein gives rise to the protein MLSLLQSNLSLALGALLAVILLAVRTATQDKHLQRDLNGAIRLLIAFLVLRTVAWTLPETAPTVLVKVVRVGWMLTFAFGLIRASVGFGLKLMRLRARSEAPPKILRDVIDFTLYALAAVPILKTQLSLDLTGLVATSAVLSVVMGLALQETLGNLFAGLSLQLDRPFEVGHIIRIGSHAGRVVHIGWRSIRLATFRRELITLPNSMVAKELVQNFSEDQEPVGVDVELRIAHDAPPNQVKATLLDVMREIPQVLVEPPPLARTLAYDESCIRYMVRFFLADYALADAVKEELHTRLWYRLRRENIDIPYPQRTVHVRQEVARTELSEDTVRSLLRAVDLFQPLGPEDLDRLRQEVVVHRFGKGERIIQEGDDGRTFYVLASGEVSVRAGKLQAEVTRLGRGGYFGEMSLLTGEKRAATVVAVEDSLLLEVDRPTFARMFEQYPGLARQLSALLAQRRTQLRALAQAGGGGADPIPAEVGRILGRLRQIFGLNATHD
- a CDS encoding MATE family efflux transporter, yielding MEVAVASSPASPHLGLFRLTWPILLELLLFMLMGTADTLMLSGVSDDAVSAVGVVNQYVFICILIMEVIGNGAAIVVSQYLGAGRTQEASRISALAISLNLGLGVAVSSGLLLFGDRILGGMNLHGQVLAHATTYLHIVGGFLFLQALINVFSSLIRTYGFTKQSMLVSLGMNVLHVGGNFALIFGHFGLPALGVAGAAVSTVVSRAVALGVFVWMLYRVIPVRMVLRDYVTLSREYVRKILKVGVPSAVEQLTYQACQTVFLYYVTFLGPVALASRQYAHSISQYVFLCSLAIGLGTSILVGRLVGAHRTEDAYRQALNGLRWALGITLVVDVAVILVRVPLIRLFTDNGDILRVTSQVIVIGLLLETGRAFNLVLINALRAAGDATFTVYMGFLSMACMSLPLGWFLVFKLGLGLSGVWLAVAADEWVRGITMWLRWRSRAWEKQSLVEPATSPEPTTLAVGA
- a CDS encoding Rieske (2Fe-2S) protein → MSEARPPPRERLTATPPDVKLLPLAALQDPGARNLVLQIGDAYFHGFLVRTGDEVHGYVDRCPHAGLPLAQKLDQYLTPDKQLIVCAWHGALFQPGDGRCVGGPCAGARLTPWPVKVEGGFVITT
- the hmgA gene encoding homogentisate 1,2-dioxygenase, with translation MTTETQPGANPRTYLSGFGNEFATEAVPGALPEGQNSPQRAPYGLYAEQLSGSAFTAPRRENRRSWLYRIRPSANHPAYQPHPQGLLRSGPFDEVPVTPNRLRWNPRPEPGGKVDFVDGLVTYGGNGDPATGAGISIHLYSANTSMVDRVFYDADGELLLVPQEGRLRLVTEMGVLDLAPGDVGVVPRGVRFRAELPDGPASGYVCENHGAFFRLPDLGPIGANGLANPRDFLTPVAAYEDVDRPTLVVQKFMGRLWASQFDHSPLDVVAWHGNLAPYKYDLARFNTVNTVSFDHPDPSIFTVLTSPSEIPGTANCDFVIFPPRWMVAEHTFRPPWFHRNVMSEFMGLVQGVYDAKAGGFAPGGASLHNCMSGHGPDQASYEGAINADLKPHKIKDTLAFMFESRWVIRPTRFAMETPTLQSDYDHCWSGFQKAKLP